The Osmia bicornis bicornis unplaced genomic scaffold, iOsmBic2.1, whole genome shotgun sequence genomic interval gtttggagcgacgacgctggccgattgtgttgtcttgcaaggccccaatatggatctcccttcctttctctgaatcgatgcatgctgccctgttgcctggttgttggaaagtccctgtacgagagtgcatacaagcctgtttatttacggccggatttgcgcgcgtagctaattgcactagaaatttttggaatcagtactgcacgtgtttaccgtaacgatacaaaaccgtaatggccgaaccaccggcttcgtcgtagcaagagccgttggcttcttcgcggtgacgtcaagctcggtgattggtcagcctgaccggcatccaaggtggctgccagtcgcgctgaagagtgctgccgcggttcgggtggcgacggttgaaatcaacgcattttcgaacactatgacttatatccgtataatctataatttattaagtaggggggattgagccaataaggcctacggttatatttagttgaaatataactcatttgctgtatttattattttacattatattacatttcattacattacattacattatgtcggctatgtatgtcggttatgttggttacgtatgttgcgcgttacacactttctgtagttcccaatttgtgaatatccttagctattttacctgcattcagtttacgtacattcattcatttattattcattcattccttcattttgatgttgattgattaaagctatacattgatctgattcgatttttcttgatttattgattcatttctgcttcatatttcatttctgctagttgcctgttaccatgatttattctagtttcattgatttattattttattttactaactaatattatttgaccgagagttgttttaattgggctcacgggactttcctgatcgcatgcgttgttgacgttgtttgactttactggttgattttgtctaagttaaatgttttattctatttatttattcggcccttcgttctgtggcgattcctgattccgttgattctgtttttgtgttgttctgttgttttgtataatctatTTTCTGTGGcacgatatgtagtaatacagtgtgtcctgcaatttgcgcaatctgtggatcttattcgggttgattcatttgatttcattttatttttccttattgtttgtaatttgtaatttatatgtaatttatatttatgtcattccaccctattacaaacgcatgattcatatttatatataataaataaccgtagtattgattttactaactgatttatcctccatcttgatctgtctggaagcttgatttgatgttcgtgtgctttataccttcgtgaaagtactgtatatcagacttatctttgatgataagtttgatggtaagtatggattcctaggattgcgcggctgcacgattgATGgctttgcagtcgataactgtgtgtaccgggtaactggcgcgcggtaggtaattgctgcgcggcagataattggtctgtggataaccgttacggaaccgttacggagcgagcggccgagtattatgtggtggatggaatatttgcggttggtagtatctctggtgctgcggttggttaccgactagggatagctttacggcttatcttcgggcaatattgcatgctttacttactacgatgcgttttgctatcgttatcttttgtaggtaccttacttctggttttcatcgcggtgatttattgaaagttgttgaagtattttcgcttttatttccgcttttcgtatttgaacgtttatatattctgtataattagttgattaatttgatgatttggtggttaatttgatggtcgataatcattatggtatggactagggaattcgaacactaggtgtctatgttctttatggtttatggtcgcgctctttattctacttcgcccggttccctatcttagttgacgttgagatggtcatcggtcatctatgatgtgatgtgatacgaagtgttaagtgataagtgtcaattgaactgaattaattaattaattgaattgaatttattgaaattattgaattttgaattttctaatttaaattttgtatttattcgtgcggatgtgattgctgtgacagcgcgcgtactaatgtgctacgctcggaggtattgtattgtagtattattgcagtgtatttgttaatgtggtatcattaactctgttttgtgcaatttatgcattcggtgcatttatattacttactattatatattatatattatatgctgtattatgttatattgtattatgttataatattgtattatagtattgttattgtattgtattataccatgatcatattgtattattttatttatgttattaatgttattacatccaagctacgttcaatttacgttcaattgcgttcagcctgcgttcaatctgtgaccattttaggcattgaatatattatatgttatattataatattcttattttagaccttggattgtgtccagttattcagctatattagttagctatgttaggctatacttaaccagtattctgtattaaattgtattgtattgcatcattattatataacttcctaactttctattccattatattattataattgagtaagtaaatgtacagagtaattaacaatggcatgtggcatatcgaattgcattgaattaaattacttgatacagattattaatatgtgtctgctttattttacctgctgtgattatagctgtggttatatctgtgatgattatatatgcgattatatttgcagttatatttatttgacttagtttcatgggtcttgtattatggaatttagaagagtctatctggattggatggattaatgagtttatatcatatgcgtacattgcgtttataatccctttgcatattttaagggtgggtttgattctgattctggtttcttgtttcttagttcttagctccttagttcctcttgtagtatcatgcattgtttctaagctttcgggggttgtttgggctcccaggcattgtcaattaattgtagactataagatgtatcatatatcctttagcaatttagatatgaatgacgtgtaacgacattggtttattggtttattggtttattgttcgccgttcactattcactatccttattcttttcttatttttattcttggtcacttgacatgtttcagtgacttcttcttcaattgagtgttacgttttaccttccttgttcctataatattattcactgctcttttgtagcgcttcgtaccccccctcaggataatgttttgcatactatgtttaattcaattctagtgcagctgtgacagttgtgaatctgtgtattttgaatacttacggtactttatgcaatcttttgtacattaactaccctttcttaattacagttctgattctgatattgattctgatttggaaagtgttagttcagtattggttaataccgCTGGTGcacagggaggcatacgcggcagtagtccgtcctgcatgatacaatgtctttatggttttctatgcatacatatatgcgttatggttccttaaattctttgaatttcttgaccatggatctcatatgactttttTACAGAAGTGtatggcttggtttagcacctatatgcattttctattaattggtattaaagggggtttaatggaactgcatcatttaaactgactatggtatgaggagtttaattaattatctacatcgttatacttattaaattgattatatttggagtgttttcgttacatattatatatacacatatgttcatagtaattttgatctattgtagtgtagtttagttttcttgtacctttatattatgatttagtagtaatatggttgtatgtggggtttattattgattagttttcgccacgcgctgtattgcatcgacttacttgtatcagtattaatattaataccatacttatcggagcggtattataatccagtaacaatctaatctactcaacttataactatttgaattgtttgatctgccttatggtttatgccgatttaggtctcatatgctccccatattatatcagatgggtattctcttctcctgttatccggtAATTACACtgtacctccacttccattggctggcgttagggcttcctgcaaatagactaggattatgttacattttacatttaatactatggttaatttctgatgttaacagttctgtctcttcctattattctcattatgaggtatatgttgctacttatctttattgatgatttgctcgcaataatttctaattgttttttattgccttcatttgatcgttgattgtactccatcatgttcgcttgccaaccacgttgaggttgtggtcgcgtaaatgttcctgcaagtaaatctAAGTAACttagattaaaataatttcaatgaatggtttcaattattagtattacattacgctcacctatttattttctgcccagcttactttctggttataccctatattctatattttatactgtaccttatttaccttttcCTCTGAtgataattagtagcattctatgttatgttatgtttgcttctcttctctcatggctggcttgctatttgctatctgtttagcgactttattttactttacggttcacatctgTTGCGGCAGATCACCGCAATTTTGAACACTCTACCTTTAACTGTCGGCTTCCCCCTTCCTTGCCGGCGCACGGTGACGTCGGCAGGTTCGCGACACCTATATATAGAGGTGTGCGGGAGGCAGCCGGTATTCGTTATGCGTGATTCgttattcgttattcgttTTTCGGTGATAGATACAAGGcgtataaataaaagaaatcgtAAAGCGTTTAATCCGAGCGTTACTCCGTTATACAATAGTTTACATATGTTCCTTTTGATCATAACAATTGTTTGTTTGTAGCATAATTTATGTGCTTGTAATAAACGACCTATCGTGTGAACTGTGACCGTGTTTCGACGTGGACTTGTTTTATCGACCTAACGTTATTTTCCTTCCCGTACCGAACAGCGTAGACATtctggtccttcgagccgaaTGTTTCCGGCATTATACGGGAGTGGAAACCGCTTTTACAAAAGTGTCGAACAACACGTGAACCGCGTTCCGTTACACGCCATAGTTCAAACGCGCGTGCACGACCTTGCGTGAATATCAGTGCCGATCAACACAACGGAAAAGTTTTAAATTCGTAATCCTTGGTTAGTCTCCTTTTTTTTACAATGTCTACAATCAGCGGTCTCATCGAACGACAACAAGAACTCTTCACCTCTATCAGCCGGACagttattaatttgaaaaaaaagggCGAAGCCAATATCACCGAAACCTATGTCAAGGCACGTCTTTCCATTCTGACGGACAACTGGGCAGCGTTCCAGCACAATCACACAACAATTTCGGACCAGAAAACTGAGGCCACGAAAAAACTGAGTTATTTCGTCGACGATCTTCGAACTCAGTGCGAAGAAATGGTCATTGAAAATCAGTCAATACTCAACGACTATTTGGCTCGCTTCACACCGGCCGCTCCAATGTCTCGAAGCGCAGATTCTCATCTCATCGCACCCGGCGAACGGTCAGTAACTCAATCACGTTCTTTACCAAAACTAGAATTACCTCACTTCTCCGGGATTTACAAGGAATGGACGCCGTTTCGCGACTTATTTCACTCCATCGTTATCGCAAACTCGTCCATTTCCGACGTggagaaatttcattatttgaaaatgagcGTCACGGGTGAAGCGGCCCAGTTAATCAGCAACATGTCCGTTACCGTCGAGAATTTTGAACTCGCTTGGCGCGCCCTTTCTGACCGCTACGATAACCGTCGCGTCCTAGTCAACACGCAGCTCGAGTTGTTGTTTTCTATTAGACGAATACAGCGCGAATCCGCAAACGAACTCAAACGGTTACATGGCACAACAAACGAAGTCCTTGGCGCGCTTAGCGGTCTTAAATGTGATACTAAAAACTGGGATCCCATCATAGTATACTGGGTGTCGCGTAAATTCGACCCTAACACCTTGTGGGAATGGGAACTACATACTGGTAACTCAACCGAGACTCTTACAGTTACGCAATTAAATGAGTTTTTAGTCAAGCACATTCGTGCCACAGAGGCCATAGAACGGGTTGCGGGAACGGCCCAAGTCACTTCACGGAACCGAGATGGAAAGGTCCAAGTCCATCAAGCATCGATCGCCGCGACGGTGTGCCAAGC includes:
- the LOC123989174 gene encoding uncharacterized protein LOC123989174 — protein: MSTISGLIERQQELFTSISRTVINLKKKGEANITETYVKARLSILTDNWAAFQHNHTTISDQKTEATKKLSYFVDDLRTQCEEMVIENQSILNDYLARFTPAAPMSRSADSHLIAPGERSVTQSRSLPKLELPHFSGIYKEWTPFRDLFHSIVIANSSISDVEKFHYLKMSVTGEAAQLISNMSVTVENFELAWRALSDRYDNRRVLVNTQLELLFSIRRIQRESANELKRLHGTTNEVLGALSGLKCDTKNWDPIIVYWVSRKFDPNTLWEWELHTGNSTETLTVTQLNEFLVKHIRATEAIERVAGTAQVTSRNRDGKVQVHQASIAATVCQACQASHFLQSCPTYLAKTLEQRKAFVTQQRLCFNCLGSHHRKSCRCTRRCVTCKTRHHSTLHEASKPVVTTTPSKPEQPPSTELVSTPTTSHLAAHHGRMLLATALVKVSSPGGDVCVVRALLDQGSEVSFATESLAQQLSLPRRQANVPVSGIGAGRTVVTRGSSTFKISSLKDPPFDLEVNALILPKLTDYVVDRPLNVADLPHLHGIQLADPDPSRSRRIDLILGVEVYNAVLLPEVIRGPPHTPIAQRTHLGWIVSGPTSHQPDDASSAAPSSLQCSVDRDLLDLLQRFWTQEEYSTN